A section of the Oryzias melastigma strain HK-1 linkage group LG14, ASM292280v2, whole genome shotgun sequence genome encodes:
- the tmprss15 gene encoding enteropeptidase isoform X2, whose translation MCSNWCRMHLVPVSCDCSTDPVEFSISEKTSYTTPEATPTTRHTTPAAPPTEASCPPGHSLCSDGSVCVLTDVLCDGVSDCPDGSDESSSRCATTCDGQFVLGGSNGTFKSSETETYRNNSNCRWIIRTDGGLSVLVSFHHFETEEYSDVLKLYEGVGPHKVLTAELSGPFPPGTVLLLNSQVTVEFTSDGVNNLSGFKASYVAVNTSRLTNQEKLSCNFEQGFCFWRQTQENLDTWIRTNVPTFPPLTGPNFDHTFGNSSGFYIVTSMSPGQWLKSFMINSLPLAPSSHPMCLSFWYHMFGEDVYRLRVLLRASQPESTEVVLFHKEGNFGDNWNYGQITLNLTTETTVVFEAQKKGGMQNDIALDDISLTSEACGPAPPEPTNVPLPTTAAPIPTDCGGPFDLWEPNSTFASPNYPQSYGDGAECLWTLHAKEGQNIQLHFLDFDVEATYDVVEVRDGAGPNSTLLAVLSGSDGPAHDLYSTANQMTVWFYTDSGGSGRGFRANFTSGMNLGSQAPCAIGQFQCQTGACIHGDRQCDGVADCPDGYDEADCVVLQVNGSHRLHFRLLHSLLTVCGDTWHPRLSDFICQYLGYRSGEESLLPVLPQDSAFAVVTVSSNGTLETQINETCSSGEVVSLNCSNQPCGQRQVYNHGDQSENSKAYDGVPRVVGGANAEKGAWPWMVSLHWRGRHACGASLISRDWLLTAAHCVYGKNTHLQYWSAVLGLHAQSAMNSQEVQIRQVDRIIINKKYDRRTKEADIAMMHLQQPVNFTEWVVPVCLAAEGQHFPAGRRCFIAGWGRDAEAGSLPDVLQEAEVPLVDQEECQRLLPEYTFTSSMLCAGYPEGGVDSCQGDSGGPLMCLEDARWTLIGVTSFGVGCGRPERPGAYARVSAFASWIAETRRSSFSDLE comes from the exons ATGTGCAGCAACTG GTGTCGGATGCATTTGGTGCCAGTGAGCTGCGACTGCTCTACAGATCCTGTCGAGTTCTCTATTTCAG agaaGACAAGTTACACAACACCTGAGGCCACACCCACAACACGTCACACAACACctgcagccccgcccacagaaG CTTCCTGTCCTCCTGGCCACAGTCTGTGTTCGGACGGGTCCGTGTGCGTTCTGACCGATGTGCTCTGTGATGGAGTCAGCGACTGCCCTGATGGGTCTGATGAAAGCTCTTCTCGCTGTG CAACGACGTGCGATGGACAGTTCGTGCTGGGAGGATCAAACGGAACGTTTAAGTCATCTGAGACGGAAACGTACAGAAACAACAGCAACTGCCGCTGGATCATTAG GACGGATGGAGGACTCTCTGTCCTGGTCAGCTTCCACCACTTTGAGACTGAAGAGTACAGTGATGTGCTTAAACTTTACGAAGGAGTTGGACCACACAAGGTGCTCACAG CGGAGCTCTCAGGCCCCTTTCCTCCTGGGACTGTGTTGCTGCTGAACAGCCAGGTGACTGTAGAGTTCACCTCTGACGGCGTCAACAATCTGTCTGGGTTCAAAGCCTCCTACGTGGCAGTAAACACCTCCAGACTGACCA ACCAGGAGAAGCTCAGTTGCAACTTTGAGCAGGGTTTCTGTTTCTGGAGGCAGACACAAGAGAATTTAGATACCTGGATTCGAACCAACGTCCCCACTTTTCCGCCGTTAACTGGACCAAACTTTGACCATACGTTTGGGAACAGTTCAG GCTTCTACATTGTTACCTCCATGAGCCCTGGCCAGTGGCTGAAGAGCTTCATGATCAACAGCCTCCCTCTGGCTCCATCTTCACACCCCATGTGCTTGAGTTTCTG GTACCACATGTTCGGAGAGGATGTTTACCGCCTCAGAGTCCTCCTGCGTGCTTCTCAACCAGAGTCGACTGAAGTTGTACTGTTCCACAAAGAAGGGAACTTTGGAGACAACTGGAACTATGGACAGATCACCCTCAACCTGACGACAGAGACGACG GTGGTGTTTGAAGCCCAGAAAAAGGGTGGTATGCAAAACGACATTGCTCTTGATGACATCTCCCTGACATCTGAGGCCTGTGGACCCGCCCCACCTGAACCAACAAATGTACCTCTTCCAACAACCGCCGCCCCCATACCAA CTGACTGTGGAGGGCCTTTCGACCTCTGGGAGCCTAACTCAACATTTGCCTCTCCAAATTACCCACAGTCCTATGGGGATGGGGCTGAGT GTCTGTGGACCCTGCATGCTAAGGAGGgtcaaaacattcagctgcaCTTCCTGGACTTTGATGTTGAGGCAACCTATGATGTGGTGGAGGTGCGAGATGGGGCGGGGCCTAACTCCACTTTACTGG CTGTGCTCAGTGGCAGTGATGGCCCTGCACATGACCTTTactcaacagccaatcagatgaCAGTGTGGTTCTACACGGACAGCGGGGGATCGGGCCGAGGTTTCAGAGCCAACTTCACCAGTGGGATGAACCTGGGGTCTCAAG CTCCATGTGCAATTGGTCAGTTCCAGTGTCAGACAGGGGCCTGTATCCATGGTGACCGTCAGTGTGACGGTGTGGCAGATTGTCCTGATGGCTACGATGAGGCTGACTGTG TTGTGTTGCAGGTAAATGGTTCTCACCGACTCCACTTCCGGCTTCTCCACTCTCTGCTGACTGTTTGTGGGGACACCTGGCATCCTCGGCTGTCTGACTTCATCTGTCAGTACCTGGGATACAG GTCTGGAGAGGAGTCGCTGCTGCCAGTTCTCCCTCAAGATTCAGCGTTTGCAGTCGTCACAGTGAGCAGTAATGGAACTCTGGAAACCCAAATCAA TGAAACTTGCAGCAGTGGAGAAGTGGTTTCCCTGAACTGCAGCAACCAGC CATGTGGGCAACGACAGGTTTATAACCATGGTGACCAATCCGAGAACAGCAAAGCATATGATG GTGTGCCTAGAGTAGTGGGTGGGGCCAATGCTgaaaagggggcgtggccatGGATGGTGTCTCTACACTGGAGGGGACGTCATGCCTGTGGCGCCTCGCTGATCAGCAGAGACTGGCTGCTGACTGCTGCACACTGTGTCTATGG aaagaaCACTCACCTGCAGTACTGGTCAGCTGTTCTTGGCCTTCACGCTCAGAGCGCCATGAACTCACAGGAAGTTCAGATCCGGCAGGTGGATCGCATTATCATCAACAAGAAGTACGACAGAAGAACCAAAGAGGCAGACATCGCCATGATGCACCTGCAGCAGCCGGTCAACTTCACCG AGTGGGTTGTGCCTGTGTGTTTGGCAGCTGAAGGTCAACATTTTCCAGCTGGAAGAAGATGTTTTATTGCAGGGTGGGGTCGAGACGCTGAAGCAG GATCTCTACCCGACGTCCTACAGGAGGCTGAGGTTCCCCTGGTGGACCAGGAGGAGTGCCAGCGCCTCTTACCGGAGTACACCTTCACCTCTAGCATGCTATGTGCTGGATATCCTGAAGGCGGAGTTGACTCCTGTCAG GGTGACTCCGGAGGACCTCTGATGTGTTTAGAAGATGCACGGTGGACTCTGATTG GTGTGACATCGTTTGGCGTCGGCTGCGGACGTCCGGAGAGGCCTGGAGCTTATGCTCGAGTGTCTGCTTTTGCCTCATGGATTGCTGAGACCAGACGCTCCTCTTTCTCTGATCTGGAATGA
- the tmprss15 gene encoding enteropeptidase isoform X1, with protein MKRRLTHLEVLLTVTTSLFAVCCVCLIVVSCIDLKPEGAVEPVQLTGQMVITAGAEFSEELRNASNPVFKSLAFDVQQLVSDAFGASELRLLYRSCRVLYFRPGSIVATFDLEFSQLINLNDVKQQLGVGLQQVEGGALVIDADSIQITEKTSYTTPEATPTTRHTTPAAPPTEASCPPGHSLCSDGSVCVLTDVLCDGVSDCPDGSDESSSRCATTCDGQFVLGGSNGTFKSSETETYRNNSNCRWIIRTDGGLSVLVSFHHFETEEYSDVLKLYEGVGPHKVLTAELSGPFPPGTVLLLNSQVTVEFTSDGVNNLSGFKASYVAVNTSRLTNQEKLSCNFEQGFCFWRQTQENLDTWIRTNVPTFPPLTGPNFDHTFGNSSGFYIVTSMSPGQWLKSFMINSLPLAPSSHPMCLSFWYHMFGEDVYRLRVLLRASQPESTEVVLFHKEGNFGDNWNYGQITLNLTTETTVVFEAQKKGGMQNDIALDDISLTSEACGPAPPEPTNVPLPTTAAPIPTDCGGPFDLWEPNSTFASPNYPQSYGDGAECLWTLHAKEGQNIQLHFLDFDVEATYDVVEVRDGAGPNSTLLAVLSGSDGPAHDLYSTANQMTVWFYTDSGGSGRGFRANFTSGMNLGSQAPCAIGQFQCQTGACIHGDRQCDGVADCPDGYDEADCVVLQVNGSHRLHFRLLHSLLTVCGDTWHPRLSDFICQYLGYRSGEESLLPVLPQDSAFAVVTVSSNGTLETQINETCSSGEVVSLNCSNQPCGQRQVYNHGDQSENSKAYDGVPRVVGGANAEKGAWPWMVSLHWRGRHACGASLISRDWLLTAAHCVYGKNTHLQYWSAVLGLHAQSAMNSQEVQIRQVDRIIINKKYDRRTKEADIAMMHLQQPVNFTEWVVPVCLAAEGQHFPAGRRCFIAGWGRDAEAGSLPDVLQEAEVPLVDQEECQRLLPEYTFTSSMLCAGYPEGGVDSCQGDSGGPLMCLEDARWTLIGVTSFGVGCGRPERPGAYARVSAFASWIAETRRSSFSDLE; from the exons ATGAAGCGCCGCCTCACACATCTGGAGGTCCTCCTCACCGTCACCACTTCACTTTTTGCCGTCTGCTGCGTCTGTCTGATCGTGGTTTCCTGCATAGACCTGAAGCCTGAAG GGGCAGTAGAGCCTGTGCAGCTGACGGGTCAGATGGTCATCACAGCAGGGGCGGAGTTCTCAGAGGAGCTGAGGAACGCCAGCAACCCAGTCTTCAAGTCACTGGCCTTTGATGTGCAGCAACTG GTGTCGGATGCATTTGGTGCCAGTGAGCTGCGACTGCTCTACAGATCCTGTCGAGTTCTCTATTTCAG GCCTGGCAGCATTGTGGCGACCTTTGACCTGGAGTTCAGTCAGCTGATCAATCTGAATgatgtgaagcagcagctggGGGTGGGTCTTCAGCAGGTGGAGGGTGGGGCTTTGGTGATCGATGCAGACAGCATTCAAATCACAG agaaGACAAGTTACACAACACCTGAGGCCACACCCACAACACGTCACACAACACctgcagccccgcccacagaaG CTTCCTGTCCTCCTGGCCACAGTCTGTGTTCGGACGGGTCCGTGTGCGTTCTGACCGATGTGCTCTGTGATGGAGTCAGCGACTGCCCTGATGGGTCTGATGAAAGCTCTTCTCGCTGTG CAACGACGTGCGATGGACAGTTCGTGCTGGGAGGATCAAACGGAACGTTTAAGTCATCTGAGACGGAAACGTACAGAAACAACAGCAACTGCCGCTGGATCATTAG GACGGATGGAGGACTCTCTGTCCTGGTCAGCTTCCACCACTTTGAGACTGAAGAGTACAGTGATGTGCTTAAACTTTACGAAGGAGTTGGACCACACAAGGTGCTCACAG CGGAGCTCTCAGGCCCCTTTCCTCCTGGGACTGTGTTGCTGCTGAACAGCCAGGTGACTGTAGAGTTCACCTCTGACGGCGTCAACAATCTGTCTGGGTTCAAAGCCTCCTACGTGGCAGTAAACACCTCCAGACTGACCA ACCAGGAGAAGCTCAGTTGCAACTTTGAGCAGGGTTTCTGTTTCTGGAGGCAGACACAAGAGAATTTAGATACCTGGATTCGAACCAACGTCCCCACTTTTCCGCCGTTAACTGGACCAAACTTTGACCATACGTTTGGGAACAGTTCAG GCTTCTACATTGTTACCTCCATGAGCCCTGGCCAGTGGCTGAAGAGCTTCATGATCAACAGCCTCCCTCTGGCTCCATCTTCACACCCCATGTGCTTGAGTTTCTG GTACCACATGTTCGGAGAGGATGTTTACCGCCTCAGAGTCCTCCTGCGTGCTTCTCAACCAGAGTCGACTGAAGTTGTACTGTTCCACAAAGAAGGGAACTTTGGAGACAACTGGAACTATGGACAGATCACCCTCAACCTGACGACAGAGACGACG GTGGTGTTTGAAGCCCAGAAAAAGGGTGGTATGCAAAACGACATTGCTCTTGATGACATCTCCCTGACATCTGAGGCCTGTGGACCCGCCCCACCTGAACCAACAAATGTACCTCTTCCAACAACCGCCGCCCCCATACCAA CTGACTGTGGAGGGCCTTTCGACCTCTGGGAGCCTAACTCAACATTTGCCTCTCCAAATTACCCACAGTCCTATGGGGATGGGGCTGAGT GTCTGTGGACCCTGCATGCTAAGGAGGgtcaaaacattcagctgcaCTTCCTGGACTTTGATGTTGAGGCAACCTATGATGTGGTGGAGGTGCGAGATGGGGCGGGGCCTAACTCCACTTTACTGG CTGTGCTCAGTGGCAGTGATGGCCCTGCACATGACCTTTactcaacagccaatcagatgaCAGTGTGGTTCTACACGGACAGCGGGGGATCGGGCCGAGGTTTCAGAGCCAACTTCACCAGTGGGATGAACCTGGGGTCTCAAG CTCCATGTGCAATTGGTCAGTTCCAGTGTCAGACAGGGGCCTGTATCCATGGTGACCGTCAGTGTGACGGTGTGGCAGATTGTCCTGATGGCTACGATGAGGCTGACTGTG TTGTGTTGCAGGTAAATGGTTCTCACCGACTCCACTTCCGGCTTCTCCACTCTCTGCTGACTGTTTGTGGGGACACCTGGCATCCTCGGCTGTCTGACTTCATCTGTCAGTACCTGGGATACAG GTCTGGAGAGGAGTCGCTGCTGCCAGTTCTCCCTCAAGATTCAGCGTTTGCAGTCGTCACAGTGAGCAGTAATGGAACTCTGGAAACCCAAATCAA TGAAACTTGCAGCAGTGGAGAAGTGGTTTCCCTGAACTGCAGCAACCAGC CATGTGGGCAACGACAGGTTTATAACCATGGTGACCAATCCGAGAACAGCAAAGCATATGATG GTGTGCCTAGAGTAGTGGGTGGGGCCAATGCTgaaaagggggcgtggccatGGATGGTGTCTCTACACTGGAGGGGACGTCATGCCTGTGGCGCCTCGCTGATCAGCAGAGACTGGCTGCTGACTGCTGCACACTGTGTCTATGG aaagaaCACTCACCTGCAGTACTGGTCAGCTGTTCTTGGCCTTCACGCTCAGAGCGCCATGAACTCACAGGAAGTTCAGATCCGGCAGGTGGATCGCATTATCATCAACAAGAAGTACGACAGAAGAACCAAAGAGGCAGACATCGCCATGATGCACCTGCAGCAGCCGGTCAACTTCACCG AGTGGGTTGTGCCTGTGTGTTTGGCAGCTGAAGGTCAACATTTTCCAGCTGGAAGAAGATGTTTTATTGCAGGGTGGGGTCGAGACGCTGAAGCAG GATCTCTACCCGACGTCCTACAGGAGGCTGAGGTTCCCCTGGTGGACCAGGAGGAGTGCCAGCGCCTCTTACCGGAGTACACCTTCACCTCTAGCATGCTATGTGCTGGATATCCTGAAGGCGGAGTTGACTCCTGTCAG GGTGACTCCGGAGGACCTCTGATGTGTTTAGAAGATGCACGGTGGACTCTGATTG GTGTGACATCGTTTGGCGTCGGCTGCGGACGTCCGGAGAGGCCTGGAGCTTATGCTCGAGTGTCTGCTTTTGCCTCATGGATTGCTGAGACCAGACGCTCCTCTTTCTCTGATCTGGAATGA